From Coffea arabica cultivar ET-39 chromosome 2e, Coffea Arabica ET-39 HiFi, whole genome shotgun sequence, the proteins below share one genomic window:
- the LOC113729688 gene encoding uncharacterized protein isoform X2, whose product METVFEATPEERKENTISLMHEEFRNVSETSTDKPGIPLAPSIKNSKPGVIFVLEKASLVPAYVWTTYEILNPDKHADFMRKKNMNPYNYRPDIIHEVLVDILGSRLNMAV is encoded by the exons ATGGAAACTGTTTTCGAAGCGACTCCTgaggagaggaaagaaaacaCCATATCTTTGATGCATGAGGAGTTCAGGAATGTCAGTGAAACTTCTACTGATAAACCTGGGATTCCATTGGCTCCTTCCATCAAGAATTCCAAACCTGGAGTCATTTTTGTCCTTGAAAAGGCTTCGCTGGTGCCAGCTTATGTTTGGACG ACATACGAGATACTGAATCCAGACAAGCATGCTGATTTTATGCGCAAGAAAAACATGAATCCTTATAATTATAGACCTGACATTATCCATGAG GTTCTTGTTGATATATTGGGTAGCCGGCTTAATATGGCAG TTTGA
- the LOC113729688 gene encoding uncharacterized protein isoform X1, with amino-acid sequence METVFEATPEERKENTISLMHEEFRNVSETSTDKPGIPLAPSIKNSKPGVIFVLEKASLVPAYVWTTYEILNPDKHADFMRKKNMNPYNYRPDIIHEVLVDILGSRLNMAGMVKAVYVN; translated from the exons ATGGAAACTGTTTTCGAAGCGACTCCTgaggagaggaaagaaaacaCCATATCTTTGATGCATGAGGAGTTCAGGAATGTCAGTGAAACTTCTACTGATAAACCTGGGATTCCATTGGCTCCTTCCATCAAGAATTCCAAACCTGGAGTCATTTTTGTCCTTGAAAAGGCTTCGCTGGTGCCAGCTTATGTTTGGACG ACATACGAGATACTGAATCCAGACAAGCATGCTGATTTTATGCGCAAGAAAAACATGAATCCTTATAATTATAGACCTGACATTATCCATGAG GTTCTTGTTGATATATTGGGTAGCCGGCTTAATATGGCAGGTATGGTTAAAGCAGTATATGTGAATTGA
- the LOC113729688 gene encoding uncharacterized protein isoform X3, translating into MRLIENPLDKHLPLNSLKIGLSFSSSKAVNLRDYVTTISNDCTLVFIIDAMAHGKIDTEHTDDLISVSSLPLSARVCVRHVCCELERQWEIL; encoded by the exons ATGAGATTGATTGAGAATCCTTTGGACAAGCATTTGCCACTGAACTCCCTTAAAATAG GGCTTTCCTTCAGCTCATCCAAGGCTGTCAATTTGAGGGATTATGTTACTACCATCAGCAACGATTGTACTCTAGTATTCATA ATTGACGCCATGGCTCATGGGAAGATCGATACTGAACATACTGATGATCTCATATCAG TTTCCTCACTTCCATTAAGTGCTCGTGTTTGTGTGAGACATGTATGCTGCGAATTGGAGAGGCAATGGGAAATTCTATGA